Proteins from a genomic interval of Microbacterium esteraromaticum:
- a CDS encoding GNAT family N-acetyltransferase yields the protein MPELTVTRNDDASRYEIHSDTVLAGFAEFERRPGEIRFTHTEIDHAFQGRGFAGRLAGEALTDAAASGDTIVPYCPYIARYLKKNDVPGAQVRWPNT from the coding sequence ATGCCCGAACTGACCGTCACCCGCAACGATGACGCCTCACGCTACGAGATCCACTCCGACACCGTCCTCGCCGGCTTCGCCGAGTTCGAACGGCGCCCAGGCGAGATCCGCTTCACGCACACCGAGATCGACCATGCCTTCCAGGGCCGCGGCTTCGCCGGCCGGCTCGCCGGCGAAGCCCTCACCGACGCCGCGGCGTCCGGCGACACGATCGTGCCGTACTGCCCCTACATCGCCCGATACCTCAAGAAGAACGACGTTCCCGGCGCGCAGGTGCGCTGGCCCAACACCTGA
- a CDS encoding ECF transporter S component, with product MASRPALSTRTLLVCAAIGVATGILGGIAGAVTLGVLAVAPYLYGLVLGSHVLPGIIAQEVLRRPLVALITHVFAALIASAFNPVWALRFIGTALLFGAIQEGVAALTRYKAWGRWRFFVSAFVIGVIVAVVVWFAAHMDALDPWAKVMYLTVSVLGPVVWTAIGIAVGNALRRAGVAPK from the coding sequence GTGGCATCCCGACCCGCTCTGAGCACGCGCACACTCCTCGTCTGCGCCGCCATCGGTGTCGCCACGGGCATTCTCGGCGGCATCGCCGGGGCCGTCACGCTGGGCGTGCTCGCCGTGGCTCCGTACCTGTACGGGCTGGTGCTGGGGTCGCACGTGCTACCGGGCATCATCGCGCAGGAGGTGCTGCGACGCCCGCTGGTCGCCCTGATCACGCACGTGTTCGCGGCGCTGATCGCCAGCGCATTCAACCCGGTCTGGGCGCTGCGCTTCATCGGCACCGCGCTGCTGTTCGGCGCGATCCAGGAGGGCGTGGCAGCGCTCACCCGCTACAAGGCCTGGGGGCGCTGGCGCTTCTTCGTCTCGGCGTTCGTGATCGGCGTGATCGTCGCCGTTGTGGTGTGGTTCGCCGCGCACATGGACGCCCTCGACCCCTGGGCGAAGGTGATGTACCTCACGGTGTCGGTGCTAGGGCCGGTGGTGTGGACCGCGATCGGCATCGCCGTGGGCAACGCCCTGCGTCGCGCCGGCGTCGCCCCGAAGTAA
- a CDS encoding acyl-CoA dehydrogenase produces the protein MVDAAVRSESTSNAAEHTEAEPAIDVQRVNDLLMGTWAHTRRTSREMIKDSAFWRDDSLGMDAHRERVLSQLHLLVQNSAVHRAFPKAFGGEEDNGANIAGFEELVVADPSLQIKAGVQWGLFGSAVLQLGTAEHHEKWLPGIMNLDIPGAFAMTEIGHGSDVASLGTTATYDPETDEFVIHTPFRGATKEYLGNAALHGIAATVFAQLITNGVSHGVHCFYVPLRDENGVDLPGITREDDGHKGGLNGIDNGRLSFDQVRVPRTNLLNKYGDVDASGTYSSPIDSPGRRFFTMLGTLVQGRVSLDGAASWASALGLKIAITYATQRRQFDGADGHETVLLDYGKHQRRLLPRLATTYAQLFAHDEFLQKFDAVFSGRSDTPDDREDLETLAAALKPLSTWHALDTLQEAREACGGSGFMFENRLVGLRADLDIYVTFEGDNNILLQLVGKRLLTDFAAQFKDKDAASLARYAVEQTAGRVFHGAGLRQFGQAVADLGSTARSVEYGLREEQQHEMLADRVQQMVADIAGRLRPAGKDKVLGEKLFNENQAELIEAARAHGELLQWEAFTDAVNDVDDEDTKQVLTWLRDLFGLQLIEKHLAWYLINGRLSAQRAASVSRYIDRLCRRLRPHALDLVDAFGWEPEHIRAPIASGAEQQRQDEARAYYAELEASGRAPISEKDLKAKNKR, from the coding sequence ATGGTCGACGCAGCCGTCCGCAGCGAATCCACCTCGAACGCCGCCGAGCACACCGAGGCCGAGCCCGCGATCGACGTGCAGCGGGTCAACGATCTGCTGATGGGCACGTGGGCGCACACGCGCCGCACGTCCCGCGAGATGATCAAGGACTCGGCGTTCTGGCGCGACGACAGCCTCGGCATGGACGCGCACCGCGAGCGCGTGCTCTCGCAGTTGCACCTGCTGGTGCAGAACAGCGCCGTGCACCGCGCATTCCCCAAGGCCTTCGGCGGTGAAGAGGACAACGGGGCGAACATCGCCGGCTTCGAAGAGCTGGTGGTCGCCGATCCCAGCCTGCAGATCAAGGCGGGCGTGCAGTGGGGGCTGTTCGGGTCGGCGGTGCTGCAGCTGGGCACGGCCGAACACCACGAGAAGTGGCTGCCGGGCATCATGAACCTCGACATCCCCGGTGCCTTCGCGATGACCGAGATCGGGCACGGGTCGGATGTGGCGTCGCTGGGCACGACGGCCACGTACGATCCCGAGACCGACGAGTTCGTCATCCACACGCCGTTCCGCGGTGCGACGAAGGAGTACCTCGGCAACGCCGCGCTGCACGGTATCGCCGCGACGGTGTTCGCGCAGCTGATCACCAACGGCGTCAGCCACGGCGTGCACTGCTTCTACGTACCGCTGCGCGATGAGAACGGCGTCGACCTGCCGGGCATCACTCGCGAGGATGACGGACACAAGGGTGGCCTGAACGGCATCGATAACGGGCGTCTCTCGTTCGACCAGGTGCGCGTTCCGCGCACCAACCTGCTCAACAAGTACGGCGACGTCGACGCCTCGGGCACCTACTCCAGCCCGATCGACAGCCCCGGCCGCCGCTTCTTCACCATGCTCGGCACGCTCGTGCAGGGCCGCGTCTCACTCGATGGGGCCGCTTCGTGGGCGTCGGCGCTCGGGCTGAAGATCGCCATCACCTACGCGACGCAGCGTCGGCAGTTTGACGGAGCCGACGGCCACGAGACCGTGCTGCTCGACTACGGCAAGCACCAGCGGCGGCTGCTGCCGCGGTTGGCCACGACCTACGCCCAGTTGTTCGCGCACGACGAGTTCCTGCAGAAGTTCGACGCCGTTTTCTCGGGCCGCTCTGACACACCGGATGACCGCGAAGACCTCGAGACCCTCGCCGCGGCGCTCAAGCCGCTGTCGACGTGGCACGCCCTCGACACCCTGCAGGAGGCGCGTGAGGCCTGCGGCGGGTCGGGTTTCATGTTCGAGAACCGTCTGGTCGGTCTGCGCGCCGACCTCGACATCTACGTCACGTTCGAGGGCGACAACAACATCCTGCTTCAGCTGGTCGGCAAGCGTCTGCTCACCGACTTCGCGGCTCAGTTCAAAGACAAGGACGCTGCCTCTCTGGCCCGCTACGCGGTTGAGCAGACGGCGGGCAGGGTGTTCCACGGTGCTGGACTGCGTCAGTTCGGTCAGGCCGTGGCAGACCTCGGTTCGACGGCGCGTTCGGTCGAGTACGGGCTGCGCGAGGAGCAGCAGCACGAGATGCTCGCCGATCGCGTGCAGCAGATGGTCGCCGATATCGCCGGGCGCCTGCGCCCCGCCGGCAAAGACAAGGTGCTCGGCGAGAAGCTGTTCAACGAGAACCAGGCCGAGCTCATCGAAGCCGCCCGCGCGCACGGCGAGCTGCTGCAGTGGGAGGCGTTCACCGACGCCGTCAACGACGTCGACGACGAGGACACGAAGCAGGTACTGACCTGGCTGCGTGACCTGTTCGGCCTGCAGCTGATCGAGAAGCACCTCGCGTGGTACCTGATCAACGGTCGCCTGTCGGCACAGCGGGCGGCATCCGTCTCGCGCTACATCGACCGGCTGTGCCGGCGGCTGCGTCCGCACGCGCTCGACCTCGTCGACGCGTTCGGGTGGGAGCCCGAGCACATCCGCGCACCCATCGCGAGCGGCGCCGAGCAGCAGCGTCAGGATGAGGCCCGTGCGTACTACGCCGAGTTGGAGGCATCCGGTCGCGCGCCGATCTCGGAGAAGGACCTCAAGGCCAAGAACAAGCGCTGA
- the recQ gene encoding DNA helicase RecQ produces the protein MPQTPRDPYEGLPYPDEPWDTEPGDPSEPMDWEPPADGWEPPLDWGTAPMTPAAPPATVATVATPAQHPTAIDALRTVFGYDAFRGDQAAVVEHVIAGGDAVVLMPTGGGKSITYQVPALVREGTGLVISPLIALMHDQVDALRANGVRAAYLNSTQSIDERREVERAYVSGELDLIYVAPERLSSPQTTQLLQRGVLSVIAIDEAHCVSQWGHDFRPDYLALGDLAERFPGVPRMALTATATRATHRELTERLHLERAEHFVASFDRPNIQYRIVPKVDPRKQLVEFIQAQPAGAAGIVYALSRKSVEQTAEYLASRGIEALPYHAGLPAEVRAANQARFLREDGIVMVATIAFGMGIDKPDVRFVAHIDLPKSVEGYYQETGRAGRDGEASVAWMAYGLGDVVQQRRLIEQSPGDRTFKMRMGQHLDAMLALCETVTCRRQNLLGYFGQDSGACGNCDTCLQPPDTFDGLVPAQKLLSTIVRLKRERNQAFGAGQLIDILRGASTDRIRKMRHDQLATYGIGADLSDQDWRSIVRQLLARGILLAQGDYGTLAPGEAAGGVLRGETPVPLRRDTIGRTTATRQRKASAADALAEGDRGLFEALRAWRAETAREQGVPAYIVFGDATLRALAEHRPATTGQLDGISGIGAKKKEAYGDAVIAVIAEH, from the coding sequence ATGCCGCAGACCCCTCGTGACCCCTATGAGGGGCTGCCGTACCCGGACGAGCCGTGGGACACCGAGCCCGGCGATCCCTCCGAGCCGATGGACTGGGAACCGCCGGCCGACGGCTGGGAGCCACCGCTCGACTGGGGAACCGCGCCGATGACCCCGGCGGCGCCGCCGGCGACGGTGGCGACGGTGGCGACGCCGGCTCAGCATCCGACGGCAATCGATGCGCTGCGCACCGTGTTCGGTTACGACGCGTTTCGCGGCGACCAGGCGGCCGTCGTCGAGCACGTCATCGCCGGTGGCGATGCGGTCGTACTGATGCCCACGGGTGGCGGCAAGTCGATCACCTACCAGGTGCCGGCGCTGGTGCGCGAGGGCACGGGGCTGGTCATCAGCCCGCTCATCGCGCTCATGCACGATCAGGTCGATGCGCTGCGCGCCAACGGCGTGCGCGCCGCCTACCTCAACTCGACGCAGTCGATCGACGAGCGCCGCGAGGTCGAACGCGCCTACGTGTCTGGCGAACTCGACCTCATCTACGTCGCCCCCGAGCGCCTGTCGTCGCCGCAGACCACGCAGCTGCTGCAGCGCGGCGTGCTCAGCGTGATCGCCATCGACGAGGCGCACTGTGTGTCGCAGTGGGGGCACGACTTCCGCCCCGACTACCTGGCGCTGGGCGATCTGGCAGAGCGGTTCCCCGGTGTGCCGCGCATGGCGCTGACCGCCACCGCCACCCGCGCCACGCACCGTGAGCTCACCGAGCGCCTGCACCTCGAGCGCGCTGAGCACTTCGTGGCGAGCTTCGACCGTCCGAACATCCAGTACCGCATCGTGCCCAAGGTCGATCCGCGCAAGCAGCTGGTCGAGTTCATCCAGGCGCAGCCCGCCGGCGCGGCGGGCATCGTCTACGCCCTCAGCCGCAAGTCGGTCGAGCAGACCGCCGAGTATCTGGCATCCCGCGGCATTGAGGCGCTGCCGTACCATGCCGGACTCCCCGCCGAGGTGCGTGCGGCCAATCAGGCGCGCTTCCTGCGCGAGGACGGCATCGTCATGGTGGCGACCATCGCGTTCGGAATGGGCATCGACAAACCCGATGTGCGCTTCGTCGCCCACATCGACCTGCCCAAGTCGGTCGAGGGCTACTACCAAGAGACCGGTCGCGCCGGCCGCGACGGTGAGGCGTCGGTCGCATGGATGGCCTACGGGCTCGGCGACGTCGTGCAGCAGCGCCGGCTGATCGAGCAGAGTCCCGGCGACCGCACGTTCAAGATGCGCATGGGGCAGCACCTCGACGCCATGCTGGCGCTGTGCGAGACGGTGACGTGCCGCCGGCAGAATCTGCTGGGCTACTTCGGGCAGGACAGCGGGGCCTGCGGCAATTGCGACACGTGTCTGCAGCCGCCCGATACCTTCGACGGGCTCGTGCCGGCGCAGAAGCTGCTCTCGACGATCGTGCGGTTGAAGCGTGAGCGCAACCAGGCGTTCGGCGCCGGGCAGCTGATCGACATTCTGCGCGGGGCCTCGACCGATCGCATCCGCAAGATGCGCCACGATCAACTGGCGACCTACGGGATCGGGGCCGACCTGTCTGATCAGGACTGGCGCAGCATCGTGAGGCAGCTGCTGGCCCGTGGCATCCTGCTCGCCCAGGGAGACTACGGCACGCTCGCGCCGGGCGAGGCGGCCGGGGGAGTGCTGCGCGGTGAGACTCCCGTGCCGCTGCGCCGCGACACGATCGGGCGCACCACCGCGACCCGTCAGCGCAAGGCGTCGGCCGCTGACGCGCTCGCCGAGGGCGACCGGGGGCTGTTCGAGGCGCTGCGCGCGTGGCGTGCGGAGACCGCTCGCGAGCAAGGGGTACCCGCCTACATCGTCTTCGGCGACGCGACCCTGCGCGCGCTTGCCGAGCACCGGCCGGCAACGACCGGGCAACTCGACGGCATCAGCGGTATCGGTGCCAAGAAGAAAGAGGCGTACGGCGATGCCGTGATCGCCGTGATCGCCGAACACTGA
- a CDS encoding DNA-3-methyladenine glycosylase I — protein MSSLHAGPDDRLRCGWVGDDDEYRRYHDDEWGQPLHGDRALFEKMALEGFQAGLSWITVLRKRPRFREVFAGFDPQAVAQFGADDVERLMADAGIIRNRAKIVATISNAALVRDMADGELDSLMWSFAPGAGRARPRELGDVPAVTAESTAMSKALRARGFRFVGPTTMYALMQSTGMVDDHVAGCWRAHG, from the coding sequence ATGAGCTCATTGCACGCCGGCCCCGATGATCGATTGCGCTGCGGATGGGTCGGTGACGACGACGAGTACCGCCGCTACCACGACGACGAGTGGGGCCAGCCGTTGCACGGCGACCGCGCACTGTTCGAGAAGATGGCGCTGGAGGGCTTCCAGGCGGGGCTGTCGTGGATCACGGTGCTGCGCAAGCGTCCGCGGTTCCGTGAGGTGTTCGCGGGGTTCGACCCGCAGGCGGTGGCGCAGTTCGGTGCCGACGATGTGGAGCGTCTGATGGCGGATGCCGGCATCATCCGCAATCGGGCGAAGATCGTCGCGACGATCTCGAACGCGGCACTCGTGCGCGACATGGCCGACGGTGAGCTCGACTCCTTGATGTGGTCGTTCGCGCCTGGCGCAGGGCGGGCGCGTCCGCGCGAACTCGGAGACGTGCCCGCGGTCACGGCCGAGTCGACGGCGATGAGCAAGGCGCTCCGCGCGCGCGGGTTCCGCTTCGTCGGCCCGACCACGATGTACGCGCTCATGCAGTCGACGGGCATGGTCGACGACCACGTGGCGGGCTGCTGGCGCGCCCACGGGTGA
- a CDS encoding sugar kinase, giving the protein MTAQPPAPRLITIGETMALVAPTAAEPLLTAQDFRLGIGGAESNVAVHVAALGHPTAWVSALGDDVLGERVRAAIDGFGVDTRWVATDATAPTGVYFKDPGRGVQYYRAGSAASRMRPASLDGVPLEQAEIVHISGITPVLSASCAELVDAVLDRMADAPGIVSFDVNHRAALWSAAEAAPVLRRLAERADLVFVGRDEAETLWGCETAADARALLPGVPTLVVKDGDVGATEFSDAGEVFVPAIPTEVVEVVGAGDAFAAGYLAALLAGASASERLLAGHRRASLVLRSTSDLG; this is encoded by the coding sequence ATGACTGCACAGCCCCCCGCACCGCGCCTGATCACGATCGGCGAGACCATGGCGCTCGTCGCCCCGACGGCTGCCGAGCCGTTGCTCACCGCCCAGGACTTCCGCCTGGGGATCGGCGGCGCCGAGTCGAACGTCGCGGTGCATGTCGCCGCGCTCGGGCATCCGACGGCGTGGGTGAGCGCTCTCGGTGACGATGTGCTCGGCGAGCGCGTGCGCGCGGCGATCGACGGCTTCGGCGTCGACACGCGCTGGGTGGCGACCGATGCGACGGCGCCCACCGGGGTGTACTTCAAGGATCCCGGCCGCGGTGTGCAGTACTACCGGGCCGGGTCGGCGGCGTCGCGGATGCGCCCTGCCTCGCTCGATGGCGTTCCGCTTGAGCAGGCCGAGATCGTGCACATCTCGGGCATCACCCCCGTGCTGTCGGCGTCGTGCGCCGAACTCGTCGATGCGGTGCTCGACCGCATGGCGGATGCACCGGGCATCGTCAGTTTCGATGTGAACCATCGTGCCGCGCTGTGGTCGGCCGCCGAGGCAGCCCCTGTTCTGCGGCGGCTCGCCGAGCGCGCCGACCTCGTCTTCGTCGGTCGTGACGAGGCCGAGACGCTGTGGGGGTGTGAGACGGCGGCGGATGCCAGGGCGCTCCTCCCCGGTGTACCGACGCTCGTCGTCAAGGACGGCGACGTCGGCGCGACGGAGTTCTCGGATGCCGGTGAGGTGTTCGTCCCGGCGATTCCGACCGAGGTTGTCGAGGTGGTCGGTGCGGGGGATGCCTTCGCGGCCGGTTACCTGGCCGCGCTGCTGGCCGGTGCTTCGGCATCCGAGCGTCTTCTGGCCGGTCACCGGCGGGCGAGTCTGGTGCTGCGTTCGACCAGCGACCTCGGCTGA